Proteins co-encoded in one Hymenobacter swuensis DY53 genomic window:
- a CDS encoding SDR family NAD(P)-dependent oxidoreductase has protein sequence MLRTSPNSLSMPFTPVADSAKRFQDKICLVTGATSGIGRAVAVRLGREGGRVAVLGRDANEGKQTVRLITQAGGEALFIRTDVGKDSQLVQAVERTLKEWGRIDVLISNAGMMTFDPIQKLAPKAWDELMQVNLRPLFRLTQLCLPHMKHGAIVAVSSVHAQQTTANVIPYAASKGATESFVRGLSQEIPHTHARINAVAPGAVDTPMLWSNPNIKSGKEKLTGQVGTPEELAAAICFMASPEASFINGTTLVADGGRLAAL, from the coding sequence TTGCTACGTACTTCTCCTAACTCCCTTTCGATGCCCTTCACGCCCGTTGCCGATTCTGCCAAACGCTTTCAGGATAAAATATGCCTTGTCACGGGGGCTACTTCAGGTATTGGCCGGGCAGTGGCCGTACGCCTAGGCCGCGAAGGAGGCCGCGTTGCCGTGCTGGGCCGCGACGCCAATGAAGGGAAGCAAACCGTCCGCCTTATCACGCAGGCTGGCGGCGAGGCATTATTTATCCGCACCGATGTGGGCAAAGACAGCCAGTTGGTGCAGGCCGTAGAGCGCACCTTGAAGGAATGGGGTCGGATTGACGTGCTCATCAGCAACGCCGGCATGATGACCTTCGACCCCATTCAAAAGCTGGCCCCTAAAGCATGGGATGAGTTGATGCAGGTGAACCTGCGGCCATTGTTCCGGCTTACGCAACTCTGCCTGCCGCACATGAAGCACGGAGCTATTGTGGCCGTCAGCTCCGTACATGCCCAGCAAACCACTGCCAATGTAATTCCCTACGCTGCCAGTAAAGGGGCCACCGAATCATTTGTGCGCGGGCTCAGCCAAGAAATTCCGCACACTCACGCCCGCATTAACGCCGTAGCTCCGGGGGCCGTGGATACGCCCATGCTCTGGAGCAACCCCAATATCAAAAGCGGCAAGGAGAAGCTAACCGGCCAGGTAGGCACGCCCGAGGAGCTGGCGGCGGCTATCTGCTTTATGGCCTCCCCCGAAGCCAGCTTTATCAACGGCACCACCCTGGTGGCCGATGGCGGCCGGCTGGCAGCTTTATAA
- a CDS encoding FG-GAP-like repeat-containing protein has translation MHCTTTLLLLSGLFLGAPAVLAQGPAVSALTPGRNAVSAPVNGPISLTFTQPIAPATANALRVYGSQLRGLRPGSLQGGGTATLQFTPAQPFLPGERVSVTVPASLTSPAGLKTSRQVYHFTAATRGTGRGSFLDTTTVGVTSSRDQLLGDIDNDGDLDLVTTGGLSGAFSYRNDGRGQFKPYVGVLGGVLPRGTALGDFNQDGFLDLLVGDGGNGFIVVALNDRTGQFGILGFPTQRLPLPGTVSSIAVGDVDADGDLDFAVAHAALNAATIGLNDGSGNFTSTGALSMGPQPSAVQLADIDNDGDLDLLTSNESGSSVALRLNEGTGNFGLGPAVAVPVGAGPTDLALADLNADGYLDLLTANRAAGSISVRFNNAGTFGGGTTLLLPAGSSPTGLATGDVDADGDADVLVAQGVGAHVYTYLNGGSGNLSLQPNGMLVGAGSSTIAPRSLGVTLGDVDADGDLDLITADAVTGQVLLARNTPQPLVHGFSPGSGVPGSAITIEGTHLQGTQQITFSGPLGTGVSSGFTMNTAGTQLLNVVVPPGAITGPVSVRTAGGTATSTGSFDVPAPLLLVQYNGTTYAPGGAAYNFGAQPTLTTSATTTLTLLNVGAQPLVLSAATATGDFAVAGPIAATLPPGATTTLPVTFRPTALGVRTGSVVITSNSVGYPSYTLQFEGTGVVPPPVLAGFVPASAQRGYPVTLEGTNLTNASAVTFAGTSNNVTTTGFTINSTGTRITDITVPPGAVTGLATVTTPGGPSAGIQFTVLPPQPPTIISFNPAAAPIGALVTLTGTNLLGTSYVAFPGASAEYQVINGTTIQVKVPLNATTGPVYLVTPGGASNQLPFSVLPRLTALQPYAASAGKSVTLLGTGLWGITSVQLNGVPATPTTYAGGPAFVVPSGATSGLLTVTTAGGTSNGLPFAVTVPVTLSSVSPRRGAAGTKVTLTGNNLQGATAISFKGVAHNTVVSGFTISADGTRIMGVVVPSGATTGDILVTTPNGPSSTTFVNFTVDGPATATAPPWQGLTVSQGGECYVQTCTTDAAGNVYLMGSMAGEATFGSTKLTAHPYGWSTFLTKWSAVSKNFEWAKFVEGSTYTQGQLVVSGNSIYIAGRFFQNTPYRLALISKYTIEGKLVWQQGLNTNAEIEATALAVQGNSIYIAGNFSSTTSVPLLVLGNTTLRSSGDQDGFVAKLVDTGTTASFAWVLQMGGAQKEEVRSLAVAGNALYVGGGLSSHPARFGTLLVNSTFTPANDPTSDGFVAKLLDGGAAPSFSWVRGISGTGTDVVEELAVQGTNVYVTGQYEHIAQAAPLTLSSPTAYGEVHGFVAKLSDTGSDAAFAWAQPLYTQWERGAVQVNSLAVSDATVYVGGRYHEGSRLGTTTLQPGPHNFGCYVARYYDAGSTGTLDWVQVGGGSSYVNSQDVSDLVLSGNTLYAAGHTYRGSPLTTDSVRFPPFAIVVPGRGATAFLTALPHNPRVVTSSAQQLNAAAVILYPNPARRQVTVQVPSTSAATPVSITLFDAVGRCVPTRTARASAASGQYQLDLAGLPAGVYHVHVLLNGSPVTKQLLVE, from the coding sequence ATGCATTGTACAACTACTTTACTTCTCCTTTCCGGCTTATTTCTGGGGGCTCCTGCTGTTTTGGCCCAGGGCCCCGCGGTATCGGCGCTTACTCCTGGCAGAAATGCCGTTTCGGCCCCCGTTAACGGGCCCATCAGCCTAACCTTCACGCAACCCATAGCGCCTGCTACTGCAAATGCCCTGAGGGTGTACGGCAGCCAACTGCGCGGCTTACGGCCCGGCTCCCTGCAAGGCGGTGGCACAGCTACTCTGCAGTTTACTCCCGCCCAACCCTTCTTGCCCGGTGAGCGGGTCAGTGTAACGGTACCGGCCTCCTTAACCAGCCCGGCTGGTTTGAAGACCAGCCGCCAGGTGTACCACTTTACAGCTGCTACCCGGGGCACCGGGCGGGGCAGCTTCCTGGACACTACTACCGTAGGCGTTACCAGCAGCCGTGACCAGCTGTTGGGCGATATTGATAATGACGGCGACTTGGATCTGGTTACAACTGGCGGCTTGAGTGGGGCATTTTCCTACCGCAATGACGGTAGAGGCCAATTCAAGCCGTATGTTGGTGTGCTTGGCGGCGTGCTCCCGCGTGGTACGGCATTGGGCGATTTTAACCAGGATGGCTTCCTGGACTTGCTGGTGGGGGACGGGGGTAATGGGTTTATCGTGGTAGCGCTGAATGACCGGACCGGGCAGTTTGGCATCCTGGGCTTCCCGACGCAGCGCCTACCGCTGCCGGGTACCGTTTCCAGTATTGCCGTCGGCGACGTGGATGCTGACGGGGACCTGGACTTTGCAGTAGCTCACGCCGCCTTAAACGCTGCTACTATTGGGCTGAATGACGGCTCCGGAAACTTCACCAGCACCGGAGCGCTAAGCATGGGGCCTCAACCCTCGGCAGTACAATTGGCCGATATCGACAATGATGGAGACCTGGACCTGCTCACCAGCAACGAATCCGGCAGTTCTGTGGCTCTGCGCCTGAATGAGGGAACGGGTAACTTTGGGCTGGGCCCGGCCGTGGCTGTACCGGTAGGTGCTGGCCCCACTGACCTGGCCCTGGCCGACCTGAATGCGGATGGGTATCTGGATTTGCTAACGGCCAACCGCGCGGCAGGCAGCATATCGGTGCGTTTCAACAACGCCGGTACATTCGGCGGTGGCACTACCCTGCTCTTACCGGCGGGCAGCTCCCCCACGGGCTTGGCCACGGGCGACGTGGATGCCGACGGCGACGCGGATGTACTGGTGGCACAAGGAGTGGGAGCCCACGTGTATACCTACCTGAACGGCGGCAGCGGAAACCTGAGCCTGCAGCCCAACGGCATGCTGGTAGGCGCGGGCAGCAGCACTATCGCTCCACGCAGCCTGGGCGTAACCCTCGGCGACGTGGACGCTGATGGCGACTTGGATCTTATCACGGCTGATGCGGTGACAGGCCAGGTACTGCTGGCCCGTAATACTCCGCAGCCCCTTGTGCACGGCTTTAGCCCTGGCAGCGGCGTACCGGGAAGTGCTATTACGATTGAGGGTACTCATTTGCAGGGTACGCAGCAAATCACGTTTTCTGGTCCGCTGGGCACGGGGGTAAGCAGTGGCTTCACAATGAATACGGCGGGTACGCAGTTGCTGAACGTGGTAGTACCGCCCGGGGCCATTACCGGACCGGTTAGCGTACGCACCGCGGGTGGTACCGCTACCAGCACCGGTTCATTTGACGTACCGGCCCCGCTACTACTCGTTCAGTACAACGGCACTACCTATGCCCCAGGCGGAGCCGCCTACAACTTCGGGGCGCAACCCACCCTCACTACGTCGGCCACTACTACCCTAACCCTGCTCAATGTGGGGGCGCAGCCTCTGGTGCTTTCCGCCGCCACCGCCACCGGCGACTTTGCAGTAGCAGGTCCGATAGCCGCTACGCTACCTCCCGGAGCTACCACTACACTACCGGTAACATTCCGACCGACGGCCCTGGGCGTGCGCACCGGCAGCGTGGTCATAACCAGTAACTCAGTCGGCTACCCCAGCTACACCCTGCAGTTCGAAGGCACTGGCGTTGTGCCGCCGCCGGTACTGGCGGGGTTTGTACCAGCCAGCGCCCAGCGTGGCTATCCGGTTACTTTGGAAGGCACGAACCTGACCAATGCCAGCGCCGTAACTTTTGCCGGCACCAGCAACAACGTGACAACTACCGGATTTACGATAAACAGCACCGGCACTCGGATAACCGATATTACCGTACCGCCCGGTGCTGTGACCGGGCTGGCTACTGTTACAACTCCGGGTGGGCCCAGTGCCGGCATCCAATTCACGGTGTTGCCCCCTCAGCCGCCTACCATCATCAGCTTCAATCCGGCCGCTGCCCCAATTGGCGCTCTTGTAACGCTAACAGGCACAAATCTGCTGGGGACGAGCTACGTTGCTTTTCCAGGCGCCTCGGCCGAGTACCAGGTTATCAATGGCACCACTATTCAGGTGAAGGTACCGCTGAATGCAACGACGGGGCCGGTTTATCTCGTGACTCCTGGTGGTGCCAGTAATCAGCTACCGTTTTCTGTGCTGCCCCGCCTGACGGCCCTGCAGCCCTATGCCGCCAGTGCTGGCAAATCCGTTACACTGCTGGGCACAGGGCTTTGGGGAATTACCTCAGTCCAGCTCAATGGTGTTCCGGCAACGCCTACTACATACGCTGGTGGACCTGCCTTTGTAGTCCCGAGTGGGGCCACTTCTGGCCTCTTAACGGTCACGACGGCCGGTGGAACCAGTAACGGCCTGCCTTTCGCCGTGACGGTACCAGTCACGCTTAGCAGCGTATCGCCGCGCCGTGGGGCGGCCGGCACCAAGGTTACGCTCACTGGCAATAACCTTCAGGGAGCTACTGCTATCAGCTTCAAAGGTGTAGCGCATAACACCGTGGTCAGCGGCTTTACCATAAGTGCCGACGGCACCCGCATTATGGGCGTAGTAGTGCCTAGTGGCGCAACAACGGGCGACATATTGGTGACTACTCCCAATGGGCCTTCCTCCACCACATTCGTGAACTTTACGGTGGATGGTCCCGCCACTGCTACCGCCCCGCCCTGGCAGGGCCTGACCGTCTCGCAGGGAGGGGAATGCTACGTGCAAACCTGTACGACCGATGCAGCCGGCAATGTGTACCTGATGGGCAGCATGGCCGGCGAGGCCACGTTTGGCAGTACCAAGCTGACTGCCCACCCGTATGGTTGGAGTACCTTTCTGACGAAATGGAGTGCGGTCAGCAAAAACTTCGAGTGGGCTAAATTTGTAGAGGGCTCTACTTACACCCAAGGACAGCTGGTTGTCAGTGGGAACAGTATTTATATAGCCGGCAGATTTTTTCAAAATACACCCTACCGCCTTGCCTTAATCAGCAAGTATACCATAGAGGGCAAGCTGGTTTGGCAGCAGGGCTTAAACACCAATGCCGAAATAGAGGCTACGGCCTTGGCTGTCCAGGGCAACAGTATCTACATAGCCGGTAATTTTTCCTCCACTACGTCGGTTCCTTTACTGGTGCTGGGCAACACTACGCTGCGCAGTTCAGGGGACCAAGATGGCTTTGTGGCGAAACTGGTTGATACTGGCACTACGGCCAGCTTTGCCTGGGTGCTGCAAATGGGCGGAGCCCAGAAAGAAGAAGTCCGCTCATTGGCTGTAGCTGGTAACGCCTTATATGTAGGAGGAGGCTTGAGCAGCCACCCAGCCCGGTTCGGTACTCTACTTGTCAACTCTACTTTCACACCCGCCAATGACCCCACGTCCGATGGCTTTGTGGCAAAGCTGCTGGATGGTGGTGCTGCTCCCAGCTTCTCTTGGGTACGAGGGATAAGCGGGACCGGCACCGATGTTGTGGAGGAACTGGCCGTGCAAGGCACCAACGTATATGTAACGGGGCAGTATGAGCACATAGCGCAAGCGGCCCCGCTCACACTTAGTAGCCCTACTGCGTACGGAGAAGTGCATGGTTTCGTAGCCAAGCTCTCTGATACAGGTTCTGACGCGGCTTTTGCATGGGCCCAACCCCTCTATACCCAGTGGGAACGAGGGGCAGTGCAAGTCAACTCGCTGGCTGTTAGTGATGCTACCGTATACGTGGGCGGCCGTTACCATGAGGGGTCACGACTTGGCACAACTACGCTGCAACCGGGCCCGCATAATTTTGGCTGCTACGTAGCTCGCTACTATGATGCAGGTTCCACAGGCACGTTAGACTGGGTGCAAGTAGGAGGTGGCTCCTCTTATGTGAATTCCCAAGATGTTTCAGACTTGGTTTTATCAGGCAATACCCTCTATGCCGCCGGTCACACCTACCGAGGCAGCCCGCTTACTACCGATTCGGTTCGCTTCCCTCCCTTCGCCATTGTCGTTCCTGGTAGAGGAGCTACGGCGTTCCTCACTGCGCTACCGCACAACCCTCGTGTAGTCACCAGTTCTGCTCAGCAGCTGAATGCCGCAGCCGTTATATTGTATCCAAATCCGGCCCGCCGCCAGGTAACCGTGCAGGTGCCTTCTACGTCAGCCGCTACACCAGTTTCCATTACCTTATTCGACGCGGTAGGCCGTTGCGTGCCCACCCGTACGGCCCGAGCCTCTGCTGCTAGTGGCCAGTACCAACTGGATTTAGCCGGCCTCCCTGCTGGTGTCTACCACGTGCACGTACTGCTTAACGGGTCCCCGGTTACTAAACAACTATTGGTTGAATAA
- a CDS encoding FkbM family methyltransferase, whose protein sequence is MMKQVRKLLVSTLGFERYIRLVSRVYLRLVGSGWGRKKYPELFFLEQLIKPGFVCIDIGANLGYYSVALSKLVGASGTVLAVEPIPDFQAIWQDNVRLSGHQNLTLLPYALGGENTTVQMGTPERNGLLHHGMTKVAASNPAEHYARTYEVPMRVPDELFRDLTRLDFVKCDVEGFEYEVFRHMRATLQRFHPIIQTELNGLENRRAVAGLLAELGYKPFVLSARSELVPCTAAQLESAVTADFYFQPVV, encoded by the coding sequence ATGATGAAACAAGTGCGCAAGCTGCTGGTCAGTACGCTGGGATTTGAGCGGTATATCCGGCTGGTGAGCCGGGTGTATCTGCGGCTGGTGGGCTCGGGCTGGGGCCGAAAGAAGTACCCGGAACTGTTTTTTCTGGAGCAGCTGATAAAACCCGGCTTCGTGTGTATAGATATTGGAGCCAACCTGGGCTATTACTCGGTAGCTCTATCCAAGTTGGTGGGTGCCAGCGGCACTGTGCTGGCCGTGGAGCCGATTCCGGATTTTCAGGCTATCTGGCAGGATAACGTGCGCCTGAGTGGCCACCAGAACCTCACGCTGCTGCCGTACGCGCTGGGCGGCGAGAATACCACCGTGCAGATGGGCACGCCCGAGCGCAACGGCCTGCTGCACCACGGCATGACCAAAGTAGCCGCCAGCAACCCCGCCGAACACTACGCCCGCACCTATGAGGTGCCCATGCGCGTACCCGATGAGCTTTTCCGGGACCTGACCCGGCTGGACTTCGTGAAGTGTGATGTGGAGGGTTTCGAGTACGAAGTATTCCGCCACATGCGGGCCACCCTGCAACGTTTCCACCCAATCATCCAGACGGAGCTGAACGGGCTGGAAAACCGGCGCGCCGTGGCCGGTTTACTGGCTGAGCTGGGCTATAAACCATTTGTGCTGTCGGCACGTTCTGAACTCGTGCCCTGCACGGCGGCCCAGTTGGAAAGCGCCGTTACGGCCGATTTTTACTTTCAACCCGTCGTTTAG
- a CDS encoding DUF4834 family protein, producing the protein MKFLLVLLLLWLIMRYVLPLVIRLVVKHLLKKQARQFGQQFGSAPFATTGNSGARPSQAAPGEVQVDYVPPREKPKKPKEFKGGDYVDFEEVK; encoded by the coding sequence ATGAAATTTTTGCTTGTTCTTCTGCTTCTCTGGCTGATTATGCGGTATGTACTGCCGCTGGTAATACGCCTGGTAGTGAAGCATCTACTTAAAAAGCAGGCCCGGCAGTTCGGGCAGCAGTTTGGGAGTGCACCATTCGCCACTACTGGCAACTCGGGTGCCCGGCCGTCGCAGGCCGCGCCGGGCGAGGTGCAGGTAGACTATGTGCCGCCCCGCGAGAAGCCGAAGAAGCCCAAAGAATTCAAAGGCGGCGACTACGTGGACTTTGAGGAAGTGAAGTAA
- a CDS encoding DUF5686 and carboxypeptidase regulatory-like domain-containing protein: MFSSCMRVSAVLFLFLLSLAGPAHAGIVRGRILSTKGEALAFANVAVRGTSISTASNEQGNYQLRLAAGIYEMVFQYVGFKPHLETIRVAGGDTATILNVSLSPESYQLREVVVRSTDKDPAYTIVQQAMQWRRYHQREVAAFKARTYIKVLGRFTDVPGKILGLVKVGPDFKPGIFYLSESVSEMSFRQPNVVQERMISSRVSGDTKGISFNRASAGRGLNFYQNVLKSGFSERGFVSPIAANAPLFYRYELEGSTQQGSLLIHKIKVTPRRRTDPVFSGHIYIVDGTWRLHSVSLNLSKDAQLDYVDNLHIEQIFAPAPGPSDVWVMQSQKVTMGFTAFGFKGNGFVTAVLSNYQVTPTYPNRPAPTTTPPPTGKEPEDAPVTRETVAQVKKQKPKLDGLSQAVRRQSRQAATRDTAGLGLRQLKRGEVMLVEKGVNERDTAYWATIRPIPLTDDERKDYHVKDSTEVIRNSRPYQDSMDRKRNELSVGKLLLTGYGYSNTFRKRTWYVAPVFNIVNYNTVEGLVINPQATYTQRTDDRRSWSVTPSLRYGFSNELWSPSVAASWQLDAVKLSRLSIRAGRSIENFDPNSQLTPFINSYYTLFENRNYAKLYRRDGLALGYEWEPLNGLTVQAAGSFWTRRELENTTIKLITDRAGRAFTPNLPVNAERPDGTQFGRSQALTTELTASFRPGQRYITRPDGKINMGSKYPTFLLTWRQGISGVLGSDVRYTLLEAGIRHSVSLGLLGTSSYRVAAGFFPGSSTRLAFMDFRHFSGNRTYLTEDFAKFQLLDYYRFSTADQFLEAHYSHHFNGFLLNKIPLLRRLQWQEVASLNYLTTPTANHYLELGVGVEHILKIVRVDFYTSLQSGQRAGTGVRVGIGF; this comes from the coding sequence ATGTTCAGCTCCTGCATGCGCGTTAGCGCGGTATTATTCCTGTTTTTACTTAGTCTGGCGGGGCCGGCCCACGCCGGCATTGTGCGGGGCCGCATTCTGAGTACTAAGGGTGAGGCGCTGGCCTTTGCCAACGTAGCCGTACGGGGCACCTCTATCAGCACGGCCTCCAATGAGCAGGGAAATTACCAGCTGCGGCTGGCGGCCGGCATCTACGAAATGGTGTTTCAGTACGTTGGCTTCAAGCCGCACCTGGAAACCATCCGGGTGGCGGGCGGCGACACGGCCACGATTCTGAACGTGAGCCTCAGCCCCGAAAGCTACCAGCTGCGCGAAGTGGTGGTGCGTTCCACCGATAAGGACCCCGCCTACACCATTGTGCAGCAGGCCATGCAATGGCGGCGCTACCATCAGCGGGAGGTGGCAGCCTTCAAAGCCCGAACGTATATTAAAGTGCTGGGTCGCTTCACCGATGTACCGGGCAAGATTCTAGGCTTGGTGAAAGTAGGACCCGATTTCAAGCCAGGTATTTTCTACCTCTCCGAATCGGTTTCGGAAATGAGCTTCCGCCAGCCCAACGTGGTGCAGGAGCGGATGATTTCTTCCCGCGTCAGTGGCGACACCAAAGGCATCAGCTTCAACCGGGCCAGCGCCGGCCGGGGCCTCAATTTCTATCAGAATGTCCTGAAAAGTGGCTTTTCGGAACGAGGCTTTGTGTCACCTATTGCTGCTAATGCTCCGCTGTTCTACCGCTACGAACTGGAGGGCAGCACCCAGCAGGGCAGCTTGCTCATCCACAAAATCAAGGTAACGCCCCGCCGCCGCACCGACCCGGTATTCTCGGGCCACATCTACATTGTGGATGGCACCTGGCGGCTGCATTCCGTGAGCCTCAACCTGAGCAAGGACGCCCAGCTGGATTACGTGGACAACCTGCACATCGAGCAGATTTTTGCGCCCGCTCCCGGCCCGTCCGACGTGTGGGTGATGCAGAGCCAGAAGGTGACGATGGGCTTCACGGCCTTCGGCTTCAAGGGCAACGGCTTCGTGACGGCGGTGCTGTCGAACTACCAGGTTACGCCTACTTACCCTAACCGCCCCGCTCCTACCACGACACCCCCGCCCACTGGTAAAGAGCCCGAAGATGCCCCCGTAACCCGCGAAACGGTAGCGCAGGTGAAAAAGCAGAAGCCTAAGCTGGATGGCCTCAGCCAGGCCGTGCGCAGGCAAAGCCGTCAGGCGGCCACCCGCGACACGGCCGGGCTGGGCCTGCGCCAGCTGAAGCGTGGGGAGGTGATGCTGGTAGAAAAGGGCGTGAATGAGCGGGATACGGCCTACTGGGCCACCATCCGCCCCATTCCGCTCACCGATGACGAACGAAAGGACTACCACGTAAAGGACAGCACCGAAGTCATTCGCAACTCCCGGCCCTACCAGGATTCCATGGACCGCAAGCGGAACGAGCTGAGCGTGGGCAAGCTGCTGCTCACTGGCTACGGCTACAGCAACACCTTCCGCAAGCGCACTTGGTACGTGGCGCCGGTGTTCAATATCGTCAACTACAACACCGTAGAGGGCCTGGTAATAAACCCGCAGGCCACCTACACCCAGCGCACCGATGACCGTCGGAGCTGGTCGGTAACGCCCAGTCTGCGCTATGGTTTCAGCAACGAGTTATGGAGCCCGAGTGTAGCCGCCAGCTGGCAGCTGGATGCCGTGAAGCTTTCCCGTCTGAGTATCCGGGCCGGCCGTTCCATCGAGAATTTCGACCCCAACAGCCAGCTCACGCCCTTCATCAATAGCTACTACACGCTTTTCGAAAACCGGAACTACGCCAAGCTTTACCGCCGCGACGGGCTGGCCCTGGGCTATGAGTGGGAGCCCCTGAACGGCCTCACGGTGCAGGCCGCCGGCAGCTTCTGGACGCGCCGGGAGCTGGAAAACACCACCATCAAACTGATAACCGACCGGGCCGGCCGGGCTTTCACCCCGAACCTGCCCGTGAATGCGGAACGACCCGACGGCACCCAGTTCGGCCGTAGCCAAGCCCTGACCACCGAACTGACGGCCTCTTTCCGGCCCGGTCAGCGGTACATCACCCGCCCCGATGGCAAAATCAACATGGGCTCCAAATACCCGACGTTTCTACTGACCTGGCGGCAGGGCATTAGTGGCGTGCTGGGGTCGGATGTGCGCTACACGCTGCTGGAAGCCGGCATACGCCATTCCGTCAGCCTGGGCCTGCTCGGTACCAGCAGCTACCGGGTAGCGGCCGGCTTCTTCCCAGGCAGCAGCACGCGGCTCGCCTTCATGGACTTTCGGCATTTCAGTGGCAACCGCACCTACCTGACGGAAGATTTTGCCAAGTTTCAGCTGCTGGACTACTACCGTTTCAGCACCGCCGACCAGTTTCTGGAGGCGCATTACAGTCACCATTTCAACGGCTTCCTCCTGAACAAAATCCCGCTGCTACGCCGCCTGCAATGGCAGGAAGTAGCCTCGTTGAACTATCTCACCACGCCCACCGCCAACCATTATCTGGAGCTGGGCGTGGGGGTGGAGCATATTTTGAAAATCGTGCGGGTTGACTTCTACACCAGCCTGCAGTCGGGTCAGCGAGCCGGCACCGGTGTGCGGGTGGGCATCGGGTTTTAA
- a CDS encoding regulatory protein RecX — translation MMQPAKKKFYTPTEALQKIAAFCTYQDRNQKEVEAKLREYGLDEDEAGEIIIRLSRENFLDEERYAQTFVRGHVRKKWGRRRIMQELKQKGISEYCIKVGMKEIDGDEYYQNLVDLLEKKDRQEKERHPGKRRQKIQLYLTGKGYEQDLIKMALEDLGKTPEDEE, via the coding sequence ATGATGCAGCCCGCCAAAAAGAAGTTCTACACGCCCACCGAAGCCCTCCAGAAAATAGCCGCCTTCTGCACCTACCAGGACCGCAACCAGAAGGAGGTGGAAGCCAAGCTGCGCGAGTATGGCCTAGATGAGGACGAAGCCGGCGAAATCATCATCCGGCTCAGCCGGGAGAATTTCTTGGATGAGGAACGCTACGCCCAGACGTTCGTGCGGGGTCATGTCCGTAAGAAATGGGGCCGCCGACGCATTATGCAGGAGCTGAAGCAGAAGGGCATTTCGGAGTACTGCATCAAAGTTGGGATGAAGGAAATCGACGGTGATGAGTACTACCAGAATCTGGTGGATCTGCTGGAAAAGAAAGACCGGCAGGAGAAAGAGCGCCACCCCGGAAAGCGTCGCCAGAAAATCCAGCTCTACCTCACAGGCAAGGGATACGAGCAGGACCTTATAAAAATGGCCCTCGAAGACCTGGGCAAAACGCCAGAGGACGAAGAGTAA
- a CDS encoding DUF4230 domain-containing protein, with protein sequence MPYLLRRLLPLLFLLGLGWFLWTKVRPALSGLKNPLNPAPRITVTHNTVLEKVEALGRMELVRYQFKDVVEYKKSTYRFLPDAKVALIVAGNAVGCLDLRKVRPQDVVLEGDSILRLALPEPELCIWQVDHSKSKVYSVENGFFQDAELVDAGYKYAEANVRTAALQSGILAQTTQNAEQILRPMLQTMTGRRVILSRQMQNPKLPGKR encoded by the coding sequence ATGCCTTACCTGTTGCGCCGTTTGTTGCCTTTGTTGTTTTTGCTGGGTTTGGGCTGGTTTCTCTGGACGAAAGTGCGCCCCGCGCTATCCGGCCTGAAAAACCCGCTTAACCCCGCCCCGCGCATTACCGTCACCCACAACACGGTGCTGGAAAAAGTGGAGGCCCTGGGCCGGATGGAGCTGGTGCGCTATCAGTTCAAGGATGTGGTCGAATACAAGAAGAGCACCTACCGCTTCCTCCCTGACGCCAAAGTGGCGCTCATTGTGGCAGGTAATGCCGTGGGCTGCCTCGACCTGCGCAAAGTACGGCCCCAGGACGTGGTACTGGAAGGTGACTCTATCCTGCGTCTGGCTCTGCCCGAGCCGGAATTGTGCATCTGGCAGGTTGACCACAGCAAAAGCAAAGTATACAGCGTAGAGAACGGCTTTTTCCAGGATGCCGAACTGGTAGATGCCGGCTACAAATACGCTGAGGCCAACGTGCGCACCGCTGCACTGCAATCCGGCATTCTGGCCCAGACCACGCAAAATGCCGAGCAGATTCTGCGCCCCATGCTGCAAACTATGACCGGCCGCCGCGTCATTCTCTCACGCCAGATGCAGAATCCGAAGCTTCCCGGGAAACGGTAG